The genomic segment GGCTGGGTCTGGCTGCGGGAATCGCCCTCGCTCGGCCAATTGGCCGGTACCATGATGATCCTGGCGGCACTGACTATCGCTTTCTCCGGCCAAACCGCCGGGCCGGACCGCGATCTGCCGCCGGCGCCCCCGTCCGTCTGACCACCCGCGGTCGTCACTGGCCCGCCCCACCGGCCGGTAAACCGGCAAATTAGTGAATTTGACATCAAGCGAATCATGGGGATAATCATCCCGGGGAGACTAACCGGCCCGGGACACCGTCCTGGCCTGCGATCGCGAAGCAGAGAAGGAGCGAATGCGATGAAACCGAAACGGATTCTCCTGTGGATGACGGCAATTCTGTTATTGGCCGCTTCCCCGTTGTTCGCCGAATACGGAGATTGGGAAAAAATTTACAGCATCGGCGGAACGCCGGGATTCTCCAACGCGGCTTTCATGAGCCTGGGCATCGGCGATCCGGACAACCTGTACACCGCCGGCATTCAGCAGACCGGCGGCATGTCGATCACTTACGCCTGGGACAGCCACGACGGCGGCTACACCTGGTCGCCGCTGATCGAAACCTCCGCCAGCGGTGAAGGCTGCGACATCATGTCGCTGTTTTCCTTCGTGATCACCGCCGGCGCGACCAATGCCGACTCCGCGGTATTCGCCGGCATCCAGGTTTCGCCGGAATGCATCGAGGAAAACGAGTTCCCGGCCTGCATGTTCAAGTGCATGTTCCTGCTGGAACCGGTGGTGCACATCACGACCGACGGCGGCGAGACGACGCAGCAAGCCACGATCACCGGCGCCGGCATGTACAACATGATCATGGCGTTCACGTTCGTCGATGAAACCATCGGCTACGGCGCCGGCGTGCCGAACCTGCTGGTGCGGACGCAGGACGGCGGCCTTTCCTGGACCAAGCTGGCCGCCCCCGGCAACATCGCCACCTACTACAACGACGTGCAATTCTTCGACGCCAACACCGGCTACCTGGTTTCCGGCGTCCCGGAAGAAGAGAAAAAATCGGGCGATTCGCCGCGGGAAAAATACGAAGAACTGATGTTCGCCCTGAAATGGATGAAAGACCCGATCTTCCGGATGAACTGGCGCGAACAGCATCCGGACCAGGACGACAAAGGCCAGCTCGGCAAATTCTGGCGCACCACCGACGGCGGCGGGACCTGGGAAAATCCCTTCTCTTACGCCAACGCCAGCTTCCTCAATATCGAAATGGTCGACGAGGAAACCGGCTTCATCCTCGGCGAACCGCACACCGGCACGTATCCGGTCATTCTCTTCAAAACCACCGACGGCGGCGACACCTGGACCGATATTTCGGCGCGCCTGCCGCAGGATCTGCCCAATGTTTTGAAATGGGCGGTTTCCTCACTCGCCTTCCAGCCGATTTTCGGCGAAACCGGCTTCATCGGCGGCGTCGGCCAGAGTTTTTCCGGTTACCAGCCGATCCTGTTCTACACGGCGGACCTGGGCGAATCCTGGCAGTTTGACGAAACCGTGACCGACCTCGCCAACCCGATCATGCAACTGAAATGGGCGAATCCGAAAACCGCCTTCACCGTCGGCTTCGAGCTCTCGGTCTTCAAATACACGCAGGAAAACGTGCCGCCGATGGCCGATGCCGGTGAGGATGGCGTTGGTGAAACCGGCCAGGAAATCACCCTGGACGGCTCGGCTTCGTTCGATTACGACGACGATCCGCTGACCTATCACTGGACGCAGATCGACGGCCCGAACGCGACCATCGCCGATCCGACCGCCGCCGTGACGACCTTCGTCGTTTCCGACCCCGGCTCACCGATCTTCCAATTGACCGTCAACGACGGCCAGGAAGACGGCTCCGATTCGGTGACCTACACCGTCACCCAGGGCGCCGACGATGACGACACCGGCGCCGACGACGACAACGCCGACGACGACGCTTCGCCGACCGACGACGACAACGCCGACGACGACGATGACGACGACAACGGCGGCTGCGGTTGCTGATCGATTCAATGAGTTGGAAGCAGCCCGGTCGGAAACGGCCGGGCTTTTTTATTGACCCACAAAAACGGCGCGAACCGCCTTACCCGTTGATCATCGACAGGCACAAGACGGCAAAAAACGCGATCAGCAGAAAATAGCGTTGCGCGTCGGTCGCGAGTTGAAAGACGAGTCGGAGATCGTTCGGCATCGCTTGCTCCCCCAAGCAACTGCCCGAATCATAGGCGCGCCGCCGCGGCATCGCAAGGTCTTCGGCTCCGGCAAGCCGACTTTGCTTGCATTCGCCGGGTGGCTCGTATAAAAACCAAAGTCGAGTGCTTCGGTAGAGTTTTCAAGGAGCGGGCATGTCGGCTGATTATCAACGATTGATCGCGCATTTGCGCGATTACAAAAGGGCCGCGATCGCCTTTTCGGGAGGCGTGGACTCGTCGTTGCTGTTGGCGGCGGCGAAAGACGCCCTGGGCGACGAGGTTTTAGCGCTGATCGGCGTTTCGCCGACCCTGCCGCAACGTGAATTGCGGGAGGCGCAGGCGCTTTGCGACACCCTCAAGGTTCGTTATCAACTGGTGCAAACAGCCGAAATGGACGATCCGCATTATCGGGCCAACTCCGATCGGCGCTGCTACTATTGTAAAAAATATTTGTACCAGGCCTTCTTGCAGGCCGCCCGAAACCACGATTATTCGACCGTTCTCGAAGGCAGTAATCGCGACGATTTGAGCGACTACCGTCCGGGGATGGAAGCGCTGCGCGAACTGGGCATCCGCTCGCCGTTCGTCGAACTGAACATCGGCAAGGAGCAAATCCGCCAAATGGCCCGCGAGCGCGGCCTGACGGTGTGGGACAAACCCGCGGCGGCCTGCCTGGCTTCGCGCATCCCTTACGGCGAGCCGATCGACGCGGAAAAACTCGCGCGAATCGAACGGGCCGAGGACTCGCTGCACGATCTGGGCTTTCGCCAGGTGCGCGCCCGCGACCACGGCGGCCTGGTGCGGATCGAAGCCGCGCCGGAGGATTTGCCCAAACTGCTCGACCCCGCCAAGCGGGAAGCCGTCGTCACGGCCATGAAAAGCGCGGGCTACCTCTATGTCTCCCTGGATTTGCAGGGTTACCGGCGCGGCGCGATGAACGAAGCGCTGCCCCCGGCGGAAAACGATGAACCGAAGTGAATCGCCGACCGTGCTGGTCGCCATGAGCGGCGGCGTGGACAGCACGGTCGCCGCGGCGCTGCTGCGCGAACAGGGCTACCACGTCGTCGGCGCGACCCTGCGCCTGCACGATCTCACCCCACCCGGCGCGGCGGCCGCCTGCGGCGACCCGTCCGGCGTGGCGGCGGCGGAACAAGCGGCAAAATTCCTGGGCATCGAGCATCGGGTGATCGACGGCCGCGACCGCTTTCGCGAGGCCGTGCTCAAGGCCAGTTGGGACGATTACGCGAACGGCCGGACGCCCAACCCGTGCACCTGGTGCAACCGCGAACTCAAGTTCGGTTTCCTGTGGGAAACGGCCCGCGACCTGGGCGCGGCAATGATCGCGACCGGCCATTACGCCCGCCTCGTGCCGGGCGAAGGCGCCGTCGAACTGTATCGCGGCCGCGACCCGCAGAAGGATCAATCGTATTTTCTGTTCGCGCTGACCGCCGAGCAGCGGGCCCGCTCGCTGTTGCCGCTGGGCGAATACACCAAGCCCGAGGTGCGCGAACTGGCCCGCCGCCTGGGCGTGGCCAACGCCGAGCGGACCGAGAGCCAGGACGCCTGTTTCGCCTCCGGTGACGAAATTTTCGCCGAGGATCTGCGCCGCTTTTTTCAGGCGCCGGGCCGCGCCGGAACGATCGTGGATGAAAGCCGGCGGATTTTAGGCCGGCACGAAGGCCTGCACCGCTTCACGATCGGCCAACGGCAGGGTTTGGGCGTCGCCCTGGGAAAACGGGCCTGGGTCGAGCGGATCGACGCGGCCGACGCAACGGTGGTTGTCACGACCGATCCTGAACGGTTGCGGGCGAGCGGTCTGGTCGCCGCGCCGGTGTGCTGGTCGCGCGAACCCTGGGTCGGCCCTTGCGAAGTGCAGATCCGCTACCGGCACAAAGCGTCGCCCGCCCGGATCGAGATGGCGGATGCCGCGACCGCCGTGGTACGCTTCAATCAACCCTTGCGAGCGGTGACGCCCGGCCAAGCGGCGGTGTTCTACGACGGTGACCGCGTCATCGGAGGCGGCTGGATTCGGGAAGCGCTCGTCGGCGCCGAATGACCCTCTTTTCACGAGGAGCCAAGCCATGCCAAGCGATCGCTATCAAGCCCAGGAAAAATGGCGGTTCTGGGGCCCGGAGGGCCAGGATAAGCTGCGCCGGGCGCGCGTGCTGATCGTCGGTTGCGGCGGTCTGGGCGGCCATCAGGCCAACCTGCTGGCGCGGGCCGGCGTCGGCTTTTTACGGCTCATCGACGCCGACCAACCGGACCTGAGCAACCTGCACCGGCAAATCCTGTTCGACGAAACGGACCTGGATTCGCCCGACGGCAAGGCCATCATCGCCGCCGAGCGCTTGCGGTGGGTCAACTCGGAAATTTCCATCGAAGGCGTCGAAGCCCGCTTCTCGGCCGCCAACGCCGATTCGTGGATCAAGGACGTCGATCTGGTCCTCGACGCTTCCGACAACTTTCCGACCCGCTTCGCCCTCAACCGCGCCTGCGTCGCCCGGAAGAAGCCCTGGATCTACGGCGGCGTGGTCGGAGCGACGGGCATGGCGCTCAATATCTTCCCGGGCGCAGGCCCCTGCCTGCAATGCCTTTACCCGGAGGAGCCGCCGGCCGATCAAATTCCGACCAGCCAAAACACGGGAATCGTCAACACCGCTCCGGCGATCATCGCCGCGCTGCAGGTCAACGAAGCCTTCAAAATCCTCTTGGGCGACCCCGCGGTGACCCGCGAACTGGTGCAGATCGATCTGTGGCAGCTTTCCTTCGCCGCGACGCGGATCGCGCGCAGCGAACAGTGCCCGGTTTGCGGAAAACTCTAGCCGGATTTTTATTTCAGCAGCCGATTCAGTTCCCGCCAGACTTCCGTCAGGCCCTGCTTGGTGACGGCCGAGGTGACGAGGATTTCTTTCGGGTCCAGGCCGGTGGATAGGCCGACTTCGCGGATTTGATTGCGCAGGGCGTTGCCCTTGAGCTTGTCGGCCTTGGTGAAAACGAGCAGAGCAGGCCGGCCGAAGGCCTGCACGTAATCGAGCATCTGCCGGTCCAGTTCGCCGAAACCGCGCCGCAGATCGATCAGCACCACCACGCCGCGCAGGTTGTCGCGGGTCCGCAGGTAGGTTTCCATCATCGGACCCCATTTTTCCTGCTC from the Myxococcales bacterium genome contains:
- a CDS encoding HesA/MoeB/ThiF family protein; protein product: MPSDRYQAQEKWRFWGPEGQDKLRRARVLIVGCGGLGGHQANLLARAGVGFLRLIDADQPDLSNLHRQILFDETDLDSPDGKAIIAAERLRWVNSEISIEGVEARFSAANADSWIKDVDLVLDASDNFPTRFALNRACVARKKPWIYGGVVGATGMALNIFPGAGPCLQCLYPEEPPADQIPTSQNTGIVNTAPAIIAALQVNEAFKILLGDPAVTRELVQIDLWQLSFAATRIARSEQCPVCGKL
- the mnmA gene encoding tRNA 2-thiouridine(34) synthase MnmA, whose amino-acid sequence is MNRSESPTVLVAMSGGVDSTVAAALLREQGYHVVGATLRLHDLTPPGAAAACGDPSGVAAAEQAAKFLGIEHRVIDGRDRFREAVLKASWDDYANGRTPNPCTWCNRELKFGFLWETARDLGAAMIATGHYARLVPGEGAVELYRGRDPQKDQSYFLFALTAEQRARSLLPLGEYTKPEVRELARRLGVANAERTESQDACFASGDEIFAEDLRRFFQAPGRAGTIVDESRRILGRHEGLHRFTIGQRQGLGVALGKRAWVERIDAADATVVVTTDPERLRASGLVAAPVCWSREPWVGPCEVQIRYRHKASPARIEMADAATAVVRFNQPLRAVTPGQAAVFYDGDRVIGGGWIREALVGAE
- a CDS encoding YihA family ribosome biogenesis GTP-binding protein → MAGHRARFLVSAVSPRDYPPADRPEIAIAGRSNVGKSTLINAMLGIRKLAKVSQQPGKTRQVNFFEIDESFYFVDLPGYGFAKVAAAEQEKWGPMMETYLRTRDNLRGVVVLIDLRRGFGELDRQMLDYVQAFGRPALLVFTKADKLKGNALRNQIREVGLSTGLDPKEILVTSAVTKQGLTEVWRELNRLLK
- the larE gene encoding ATP-dependent sacrificial sulfur transferase LarE, encoding MSADYQRLIAHLRDYKRAAIAFSGGVDSSLLLAAAKDALGDEVLALIGVSPTLPQRELREAQALCDTLKVRYQLVQTAEMDDPHYRANSDRRCYYCKKYLYQAFLQAARNHDYSTVLEGSNRDDLSDYRPGMEALRELGIRSPFVELNIGKEQIRQMARERGLTVWDKPAAACLASRIPYGEPIDAEKLARIERAEDSLHDLGFRQVRARDHGGLVRIEAAPEDLPKLLDPAKREAVVTAMKSAGYLYVSLDLQGYRRGAMNEALPPAENDEPK